AGCTGGAGTCTACGAACCGGTAGGATATTCGGATGCTTCCTATACCCATATTGAAGCGTAGCTGACCATGATCAACAGCACTGGACCAACTTCTGGCGCCCTCCTGGAACGCAGGCCAGTAAGGACTCTCCCGCTGGTGGCCGGTACGGCCTGATAGATATCAACCTGACACACCCGATCCGCGTCACTCAACTCGCCATTTCTCACTTCCTGCACAATCGCGATTCCAAAAAGCCCAAGCACATTGTCCACATTTCCAGTATTGCCGGGCAAAATGCATCCTTCGCTGCTCCGGTCTACTCGGCCACTAAGCACGGTATCAGCGGTTTCGTGCGCTCCATGGCCAAACTGGATGAGCTCTTCGGAATCCGCGTTACGGCCGTGGCACCAGGAGTTATCAAGACTCCATTATGGACGGACCATCcggagaagttgaagatgaTCGACACGGCGGACACGTGGGTCACCGCCGATGAGGTGGCCGAGGTGATGCTGGCACTGGTGCAACAGGAGAAAGTCGGCGAGGTTATTGGCGACAAGTCCGGCCAGGGACAACAGTTCGAGGTCAAGGGTGGAACTATCCTGGAAGTTTCCAAAACAGTGCGCGCTGTAAATCCATACAACGATCCCGGTCCTGGAAAGCGTGCCGGAAACACCGCATCGGACACGAGGACGGTAGAGGAAGAGTCGATTGCATTGTTGAAGCAGCCGGGATGGGGAAAGTCGAAGCTGTGAGAATAGCTATGATAATGAATAATGAGCAATAATTTCCttatttgtttgtttgtttgtatACCTCGTAAGTCCGGAGTACTTGTAGAGAAAAGCGGCCAAGAAAGAGGACGACATTTTCCGCCGGCGGTGATTTCAACTCCGCCTCACGCAATGCGATCCCTGCATCGCCAACTCCTCTCGTGTTATATCGCCGATTTATTCCTTTATTCCTtctcgctttttttttttctgtgtTTTTCTCGTTCTTACTACTTCATACCCGGCACGCGTTATGGTGGTTGTGCCCGTCATCGCCCTCGGTTGATCAGATATTCCCCTCGAGTCGTGACCGCTATCCTTATCACCACCTCATATCGGTTAATCTTACAACCACCGTCTATCGACAATGGTGGACGACGACGTTACAGCTGGATTTGGCAATGGAGAGGGGTCTCGGGCTCCATTATGGAGGTATGTGTCCCTCTGTTTTGTCGTGTGAGGAGTAGTTTACTCTGACCGGAGATGTCTTGGTTAGACCGCGAAGGAAGAACGCTGGTTATCAGGGCCAGGCCAGTTGGGCTAGCAGTGTGATCAACTTGGTCAATACAAGTGAGTTGGATTGTCCGATTGTCTTAACAGATTGATTGTCCTGACGGGGTGGTTTTTCTCTAGTTATCGGTGCCGGCGTTCTGGCGATGCCCCTCGCCATCTCCCACATGGGAATCGTCCTCGGTGTGCTCGTCGTTTTGTGGTCCGGTATAACGGCTGGGTTCGGTTTATATTTGCAGTCGCGGTGTGCTCAGTACTTGGAAAGGGGGTCTGCGTCGTTCTTTGCTCTGTCGCAAATTACCTATCCCAACGCTTCCGTCGTTTTTGATGCCGCTATCGCAATAAAGTGTTTTGGTGTCGGAGTGAGCTATTTGATTATTATCGGAGACTTGATGCCGGCAGTCATTCAGGGTTTCGTTGGTGGAGAGCCGGACTATGACTTTTTGGTGGACAGGCACTTTTGGGTAACGGCTTTCATGTCAGTCATACCTTGGACTACGAGATCAAAGAGGCAAGATACTGACTCTGGACAGGCTGATTATCATTCCTCTTTCCTATCTTCGACGTCTTGATTCCCTTAAATATACCAGTTTTGCGGCTTTGGCGTGCATTGGCTATCTGGTGGTTTTAGTTCTTTACCACTTCATCAAGGGCGATACGATGGCCGATCGCGGTCCAATTCGTATTATCCAGTGGGCCGGTGCTGTCCCTACGCTTAGCAGTCTCCCCGTCACCATCTTTGCGTTTACATGCCACCAAAATGTATGTCGTGTGCTACCGTTCCCCTCTCACCTCGAGCGGAAGACTAACGGTTACAGATGTTTTCGATTCTGAACGAGATCCGCGACAACAGCCACTTCAACACCACGAGCGTCATCTTTGCTAGCATTGGAGGTGCCGCTTCAACTTATATCCTGGTGGCCATTACTGGATACCTCTCATTCGGAAACAGCGTGAGCGGGAACATCATTGGAATGTACCCTCCTGGACTCTGGGCCACGATTGGACGGGCTGCCATAGTCATCCTCGTCATGTTCTCGTATCCCCTTCAATGCCACCCTTGCCGGGCCTCTGTCGACGCAGTGCTGCGTTGGAGACCCAAGGCGTCAAATGGAAATGACAACTCCCCTCACCGTCACCCTCTCCTGGGATCAAGAGGTAACCGCGCGCCAGAACCCATGAGCGATCTGCGTTTCTCAGTGATCACAACGTCTGTCCTTATTCTGAGTTACATTGCTGCCATGACCGTCTCATCACTCGAGGCTGTACTGGCCTACGTTGGCAGCACAGGTAGCACCAGCATCAGTTTCATTCTCCCTGGTCTCTTCTATTACCGGATTTCCTCCCCCGACTCTCCATCCCACCAACGACTCATgaaggaagacgatgaaattggcgatgatgacgaaATTGCATCTACCCAAGCAGACGACGGTAGCGACGATAACGACCACCAGGCCCGGGAGACTGCGCCTAGTGATGGCGGTATCGTTCGTCATGGTCGACGCCAGTGGCGTAGAAACCTGCTTCGCAAAATGAGTCTTGCTCTAGCTGTCTACGGTGCCTTGGTTATGATCGTGTCGCTGGTAACCAATTCTGTTTTTGTTGCTTCGAATTAGTTCGATTTCACAATGTATCTGCTATTTGCAGTTTCTCTTTCGCTCGCTTTTTCGCTCTTCTTTTGGGCCTGCTTCGTCCCATCACTGCTTACAgcttttttgtttttcttttctactTGTTTCGCTAGTCTTGCATTCGCTCATTAATCTTCTTCCGTTGTTCATTGCTATAACTCCCACAAAGCGAGTTAATCGTTATTATTGTTGAATCATTTTGCCGATACGACTGTGCAAGGCGTTTGGTTTGCTTTCTCGGTTTCCTTTCTGGTCGATATAAATTCTTTCCTTAAGTTCAGGCTCAAGACTGTTTTTTCTTGCTCATGGTTAGAGGCTTGCTTTTTTGGGCTACGCTTAATAAATCTGTTTATTATCATCTTGAAAGTGAGAAGTCATTATAGTGTTTCTATCCTTGGTTTGGAGGCAAATGAAATGGTGTGGATTTTGTGTGTAAGAGCTATAAAAAACCTGAGCACCCtgtaaagaaaaaagaagtcATTGACAGAAGAAATTAATATGCAGCCGATAAAACAAGAGCAAAGAGATAGAAGGGACTGTAGAAGCGCTAGCTGGGTTAATGAATGACAATCTCATGTAAAGGCCGAAAGAGAGATAGCAAGCACTTCATATTACTGCAATCTAGACATAGCAGTCAGCACAAATCagttgttgttctggttATTCAAGATCCGTAGGATCGCCAAGAACAAGTTGAGAATATCCAAATAGAGCGAGATGGCAGCCGCGATCTCTTCCTCAACATGGTAGTGCCGCATAACCAACTGCGTATCAACAAGGATATAGCCCGAGAAAATCAGAGCCGCAGCGCCGCCATACACAAGCTCCATAGTGCTGTTCCTCGGGAAGAAAGCGGCGATGAACCCAAATAGAATCAAAAACCAAAGACCACCGAACAGATACGGCATCCAGTTCGTGAAATCATATTTGGATTGGCACGCGAAGGCGGTCAGAGCGACGAAGATACCGAGCGTGAACACGAGTGCTAGCACGACGATGCGCGATTCGTAGAGCGAGGTCACGACACTGATGGAGTAGGCTTCCATAATTGTGAAGGCcgagaggaaaaggaggttGGCGGGGTAGCTTTTGCGCTTCCAGTAGGTGACAAGCATGAAGCCGATGGCGCCGAAGAGGGAAACCATGAGTAGCCAGAAGTTGCCTTGAATCCAGGTGCGGTAGCCCTCGCTGAAGAAGGAGATCGAGCTCATGGCGGCGGTCAGGAGAATTTGGGCGGTCCTATTATCATCCTTCGTTAGCCTCTTTCGTTTCTCGTTCTGCCATTGTTATCCTGTTCGTAAGATTGGGCAATACTCACAAGATCGAATAAACCTTTCGGACGAACTGCATACGGATGGGAAGGGTCGCCTCCGCGACGGTACCACCGAACTACTCGCGTTAGCATACTCTCTTATACCTTAATATCCTTATGTTATCTTC
This sequence is a window from Aspergillus chevalieri M1 DNA, chromosome 5, nearly complete sequence. Protein-coding genes within it:
- a CDS encoding putative short chain dehydrogenase/reductase family oxidoreductase (COG:Q;~EggNog:ENOG410QE03;~InterPro:IPR036291,IPR002347,IPR020904;~PFAM:PF00106,PF13561;~go_function: GO:0016491 - oxidoreductase activity [Evidence IEA];~go_process: GO:0055114 - oxidation-reduction process [Evidence IEA]); protein product: MAFSVKGRSAIVTGAGSGINLSFARLLLENGCNVLIADLGLRPEAQVIVDKHSGKDSTSRAVFQPTDVTDWQQLERMFEVAEREFGEIDLVCPGAGVYEPHWTNFWRPPGTQASKDSPAGGRYGLIDINLTHPIRVTQLAISHFLHNRDSKKPKHIVHISSIAGQNASFAAPVYSATKHGISGFVRSMAKLDELFGIRVTAVAPGVIKTPLWTDHPEKLKMIDTADTWVTADEVAEVMLALVQQEKVGEVIGDKSGQGQQFEVKGGTILEVSKTVRAVNPYNDPGPGKRAGNTASDTRTVEEESIALLKQPGWGKSKL
- a CDS encoding Bax inhibitor-1 family protein (BUSCO:EOG09263K45;~COG:T;~EggNog:ENOG410PJKI;~InterPro:IPR006214;~PFAM:PF01027;~TransMembrane:7 (i70-90o102-121i128-149o155-175i187-207o213-233i245-265o)), with protein sequence MAANARYEQAPQRDSFEEREFSQPPPSYQATPDFSSAPRSEGDNLPDDFKFGGTVAEATLPIRMQFVRKVYSILTAQILLTAAMSSISFFSEGYRTWIQGNFWLLMVSLFGAIGFMLVTYWKRKSYPANLLFLSAFTIMEAYSISVVTSLYESRIVVLALVFTLGIFVALTAFACQSKYDFTNWMPYLFGGLWFLILFGFIAAFFPRNSTMELVYGGAAALIFSGYILVDTQLVMRHYHVEEEIAAAISLYLDILNLFLAILRILNNQNNN
- a CDS encoding putative amino acid transporter (COG:E;~EggNog:ENOG410PJ3E;~InterPro:IPR013057;~PFAM:PF01490,PF03222;~TransMembrane:11 (i34-58o64-84i112-137o157-174i186-204o216-238i259-283o295-316i367-385o391-413i483-505o)), with the translated sequence MVDDDVTAGFGNGEGSRAPLWRPRRKNAGYQGQASWASSVINLVNTIIGAGVLAMPLAISHMGIVLGVLVVLWSGITAGFGLYLQSRCAQYLERGSASFFALSQITYPNASVVFDAAIAIKCFGVGVSYLIIIGDLMPAVIQGFVGGEPDYDFLVDRHFWVTAFMLIIIPLSYLRRLDSLKYTSFAALACIGYLVVLVLYHFIKGDTMADRGPIRIIQWAGAVPTLSSLPVTIFAFTCHQNMFSILNEIRDNSHFNTTSVIFASIGGAASTYILVAITGYLSFGNSVSGNIIGMYPPGLWATIGRAAIVILVMFSYPLQCHPCRASVDAVLRWRPKASNGNDNSPHRHPLLGSRGNRAPEPMSDLRFSVITTSVLILSYIAAMTVSSLEAVLAYVGSTGSTSISFILPGLFYYRISSPDSPSHQRLMKEDDEIGDDDEIASTQADDGSDDNDHQARETAPSDGGIVRHGRRQWRRNLLRKMSLALAVYGALVMIVSLVTNSVFVASN